From the Rhinolophus sinicus isolate RSC01 linkage group LG02, ASM3656204v1, whole genome shotgun sequence genome, one window contains:
- the CCER1 gene encoding coiled-coil domain-containing glutamate-rich protein 1 yields MTQTLNKREDPLNLGGGWSSSAPFRTWSSSHRRRRGAPTYKRRPRYGPNAAFEPPRKQQKQQHGQGPWFQPPRSPYRAVHSNRRRWGGPWRPPRAGCWKHPGRMQAIRVCGMHPLCLCCCSCWQEPWNPGWTRPSGRKKRWGRRGRGLRRHPRRSFPKNPPVDLSTLLRPVNLYGWRAPGMRAPHNTTQFIMNQVYEDMRQQKKLERQQEALRAQQAQASGPASPAGSSSGNDAQPVGGEEDAELPEFLFSCVQSSFLSFSPVPEAENQSPSQQLVEEKEKNDESEQEECDGKDEESEEEHEEAEAQEEEEVEESGSGEEEEEEEGEEEIEVGEEGLEEDEQREEENDLPLQIPLSFLVEAEEEGENFMNCSFFSPSQIIPEVPQEALLMDINF; encoded by the coding sequence ATGACCCAGACCCTCAACAAAAGGGAAGACCCTCTTAACCTGGGAGGCGGCTGGTCATCCTCTGCCCCGTTTCGCACCTGGTCTTCCAGCCACCGAAGGCGCAGGGGCGCTCCGACTTACAAGCGGCGGCCCCGCTATGGCCCCAACGCTGCGTTTGAGCCCCCGAGGAAACAGCAGAAGCAACAGCACGGCCAGGGCCCATGGTTCCAACCACCCCGAAGTCCCTATAGGGCCGTGCACTCTAACCGGCGGCGCTGGGGAGGGCCCTGGCGCCCTCCTCGGGCGGGATGCTGGAAGCACCCCGGCCGGATGCAAGCCATCCGAGTGTGTGGCATGCATCCGCTGTGCCtttgctgctgctcctgctggcAAGAGCCTTGGAACCCTGGCTGGACGAGACCCTCTGGCAGGAAGAAGCGCTGGGGCCGCAGGGGCCGCGGCCTGCGCCGCCACCCTCGCCGTTCCTTCCCCAAAAACCCGCCCGTGGATCTGAGCACGCTGCTGCGGCCGGTCAACCTGTATGGGTGGCGGGCGCCCGGCATGCGTGCGCCGCACAACACCACCCAGTTCATCATGAACCAGGTCTACGAGGACATGCGGCAGCAAAAGAAGCTGGAGCGCCAGCAGGAGGCGCTGCGGGCACAGCAGGCCCAGGCAAGCGGCCCCGCCTCCCCGGCGGGCTCCTCCTCCGGAAATGACGCGCAGCCCGTCGGTGGGGAGGAAGACGCCGAGCTTCCGGAATTTTTGTTTAGCTGTGTGCAGAGCTCCTTTCTCAGCTTCAGTCCTGTCCCCGAGGCGGAAAACCAGTCTCCCTCCCAACAGCTggtggaggaaaaggagaaaaatgatgagTCTGAGCAAGAGGAGTGTGATGGGAAGGATGAGGAGAGCGAGGAGGAACACGAAGAGGCAGAggcccaggaggaagaggaagtggaggagtctggctctggggaggaggaagaggaagaggaaggagaggaggaaatagaagtgggagaggaggggctggaggaggatgagcagagagaggaagagaatgatTTGCCTCTGCAAATACCTTTATCATTCCTAGTGGAGgctgaagaagagggagagaactTTATGAACTGTTCTTTTTTTAGCCCCAGTCAGATAATTCCTGAAGTGCCACAGGAAGCTCTCCTTATGGACATTAACTTTTAG